CCATAATCATCACCCCAATCCCACGTACATCTCGTAATTTGTTaaacataattgttttatttataacaaccGGCGCGTAATTGTTTGAGAAATTAGGGAATGTCAcaacattattataacatCCCTCTAgaatgcattttatttaacaactgCATCAACGTGCATTCCCTGACATTGAGAGTTCATACCCAGTCCTTACATCAGAGCACTTTTTATTTGCGCAAGTACATATTGGCAAATCGTAGGCACAATGATGTGTCAGCATAGAAGAATGATTCCCtaattaaaaccttaaaaagGGGGTTAGGAAGtttcataattaataagaTGATGACATTTTCGTCGACAAGCCAAAATAATGCTGTTTGTATTGTAGCATTTAAAAAGAACATGAGAACATTTAGGATGTTACAGTATTAAAAGTTCGTCTTAGCGTTACCTAGCGTTTATCAAATATCCTCGACACTGTAAAAACCAAACTTATCAATAGTTACCGacattttatacataagtgcataaacaaaaatttatatattatatataaaataataaccataatatttaaagaaaatgccCACAGATAATTTGACAAATAATGcaaaatatatctttagttACTAGAAGCACTGTTTATTCACAATGATCAGgcaaatatgtttaaaaaaataccagcaAAGAAACGGAGATAGTTATGCGCTTCTATTAAACATTTACTCCCCAGTATATGAATCCAGGACCTCGATAAACGCATCAAAAAAACCAATTGCGTGCGTGGTGGAATATAACGCAACCCTAAAATAGGTACAAAACCTATTATGGCCTTCCCACACGTCATGTCCGGTAGTTTTGGGTGTGATTACATCAAGGGTAAAAACGTGTATTAATCGTTTTTCGATAGATAAAATCTACCAaactaagtatttttttacaatatttgctTGCTAACCGCGTTTTTAGTTATCCATACACTAGTTTTGATACTCGGAAAAAGTCTTTAAAAGTGTTTCATTTAGAGTTGTTTCACTTATTGTCTAACTTTCGGTTCAAGTGCTAAATGACTTATTACAGTTacatactttttataaatagtctttatgtataaaacgatcgtatttattttaatactttataatcTGTGGTATACACGACTACtgtaatttaagtaaaatttatgtaattctaaataatattaaacatttgtttGCGCGAAAATGGTGTAGgtacaaaaatatagatacaatatgattttattcaattactCGGCCAGTCACAATTGAGTATTTATGGACgcttaaaaatcaaatagaaaataagGAAAACACTTGCTCTGTAAATACCTTATATTATTCTCGTACTAGATCATTCAGTAAAGATTTTAATtctgtttaattgtacttaAGTCCCCAAAAGAAGTAGAAAacctgtggcgctacaatctgtTTCgtagtcatttgttttttttctaacagTTAGTTGAGtctcctcacgatgttttacttcaccgtACAAGCGAGTGTTAATTGCGCATGAAAAcagaaaagtccattggtgcacagccaggatTCGAACCTATGACCACACGATGATACACACACATTTGAAATTTCATTACGCGTGAAATTTAACCCGATTGACATAGATTGTTTCTTAAGTAGGTAAGTGGGTGTGTTatgttttgacatttaattGGCCATTCGTTTCATATTACTGAACATAAAGACCAAAGAGCCGACTAATTTAATTAGTACTAAGTGACATACAACGTTCGTTTTGGTtgtgaataaacaattaattgtGACAGCTTTGCAAACATTCGAAATCggagtatatatttaataaatgtccATAGGCCATAGattgattaatatatttattgtaaaaaataacccttaataatattgaaagtattttttacaatagaaTCCCGCACTATCGAAACTCAGCATTAAATGAGACTATAAGCCATAAGCCCTATACTAATTACGTATTAGTAGTAACATtacataacatacatattatatggaAACTTCTTTCATGAGATCTTCTAATCTGCTACATATAGGGGCATGACGGATGTCAAGaggagtttttttttaattattccaaCCGCGAGCCGAAGtcaataattcaaaaatattttttctgaaaaaaaaacaaaaaagatatttttttttatttctcattagtcgattctatttattattagtttttccacaactgagtgttTTGTCGTTCAAGAGAACATCTTACCAGTtgtttaaaggccggcaacgcacttgggAGCCTTTTGGCTatacggtatcacttaacatcaggtgagcctcctgtccctTTTCAATCCATCCATCATGACGCATGTGTATATGCATATCAATTCACATCcccattaataaaatgtaattcatCTCATACTAGTGTCCGTGATAAAAATGTGATATAAGAAATGGACCGATTTTTAGGTCCGATAAtgaagaattaaaatattactaaaagaTTTGATGAAACAAGttcgttatattaatttttttaacagcgatattaacaaattgatgaatatttattcctaagtatacaaattaaattagtgggtcatttaaatgaaaaactaaTCAATTTTCTAAATACACTATCACCGTGTGAAAGGTAAGAGACGAGGTGTACTAATTGACTTTAAATCAATGAATTATACAAGCGATAATATCTCGGcataatcaatataaaaaaccaTCTTAACTCTAATTAATATGATGCAGTAAATTTACttggaaaaattattttcgatAACTTGCTTTGATAAAAGGTTGTTAGACTATTTTGTCGGCAACAGATTAACAATCTCTTAAGTCTTTGACATTTATTATCgggaaatatttaatatcatcccgtattaagatatataagtGTCGATAAAGTTCTTAAacgattgatttatttaaatactaccGAAATTGGTTAGATTGTTATGAGATATGTTCGGTCTTTTTGAAAAAACAACGCAGTGTTACTTTATCTCTGTCAAGTATATGAACGCGTCTgcagtttaaatttttcatgtCTTTATAGGATTATATTGTGTTATATTGTGATTATTACACGTTACAATATCCATAAATTTCAATAGTTATGTTAGTTTAAACGGTACAGggttaaatttttcaaatatagatGAAAGCAAAGCTATcgtaaataatagtttatagtACTGTTTAATGGTCATCAATAAAAAACTGGGCACGCGTTAGCCTTTCCCTGCCCGCGCCGGCCAGTCCCCTATCCACCTCGCCAGGTACGGACCCGTACAAAGGGAAGGGATGATGGAAAATAATAGGGGAagagaattttaaaatttattttttgcagcCGGCGCAGGTGATATAACGCGTGCGCGTGCGCCGCCGTCTCACTTGTGCGTGAAGCTCCGTTGCCGCCGCTCGCTACGAAAGCTCCCACAAAGCCTCCCCTTAATCGCGATCGCCAGTGCTTTTTTGAACGTCGCGCGGATCGGTTGTCTACTATCCGCAGTGACCCGCGTAAACACGTAATATGTTGCAAGAAATACAACTCGTCCAAGGTCAAACAAACTACGTCGTAGTCTCGTCTGGTTACCCATCAGCGACAGTAACAAAGACCGCAATGGAGAAGAGGGTCGTACCTATCGCTCCAGCTCCAGAAAAAAACTACGTCACACACGACACCCCTCCAAACTTGCAGTACAGGAAGAAAGTACATTTTAGAACAAATCCATACACCGGTCCTCAAGCCGCATCCATCGCGAGACGAAATGCAAGGGAACGGAATCGTGTGAAGCAAGTAAACGATGGTTTTAATGCCCTTCGCCGTCACCTGCCGGCTTCCGTCGTGGCCGCGCTATCAGGTGGCGCCCGGCGCGGATCAGGCAAGAAGCTAAGCAAAGTGGACACTTTAAGAATGGTGGTTGAATATATAAGATATCTTCAGCAATTATTAGATGAAAGTGATGCAGCTCTAGGAATTACTCGGGATCAGGAGAATAGAGAAAATATACCAAACGCCCAACTAATGACATCTATGGATATGGatgacagttttttttatggtaGTGGTTCACCCTGTTCTGAGAAACCTGATTCACCAGCGCCCTCGGAGTGTTCTTCGGGAGTTTCATCAGCGTATTCTCCGGTGGATACAAATCGATATGAGGTGTCAACGCAGCAGAACCTCGGACCTATGGATGAAGATGAGCTCCTCGATGTAATTTCCTGGTGGCAGCAGAAATAGCAATATCATAggtaaatattcattattaaattgttgataaacttcaattattaatcgaaacttatttttaaaaaaaaaatttatgtactactttaacttaaattttataaaaaaattattaacattttccaatttaatttattttaattaaaaggctttttactaataaaaaattgtgtttgtTCACAGGTAATCAAGTTCAAACAGGACGTATCCCTCCGACTCACTATATGTCAATAGTGCAGACGAAAAGACTCTTAATATATCTAGTCAAACAACAGTGCCTTTATAGTGTAAGATGTGTAACAGGTGTTTGTGAACAATTGTTTGTTACCGAACCGACGAGATTGAGGCTAAGCGCATTGTAAATATTAGCTGTaagaattacattatttattatatttctggtGTTTGAATTATccatatattttgtatcaGCCTGTCCAACTCGCagaatgttataataattataggaaTCAGtctttttgagttttaagttacaaatatacaaatcagggatgattttttaaaagtattttatattcaatttagaGAAAATACaccaatttttctttttaatttacccATCACGCTTTAAAATTTTAGcaacataaatttataaaactgtgATAAAAATCTtccttaattataattagtttttctttaaaacaatatGTAAGTTTATTGATTTCATTATTACCTAGATCTAGTTAAGTAATTATAAACTTTtccatctttttttaaataaattccaaTAATCAAACCGTTAAGAAGCAATATTCATTGAGGTTAATTCTGAGTCTTGGCTcaattaactatttaattataaataggaCTATGAAGTAACGAACTATGACTCCCccgaatttaaaaatacaatatgtttttgacatactcGTACTGTCATACTTAGCGCTACGTCCTAACTCCAAATCTTACCAGTGGACAACAAAACATATaaccacaaaaaaattaataatataagcaagtatacaagaaaattagaaattaattaaaaacaataaatactctttttagtttaaaaaaaacagttataagtaaaaagttATCAATCACTgggattttttattagtaattcaaaatacataatagtgcattatgtatttttatttactagtaTGCAGCCTTATTGCACTTCCACACTACCGATTTGTAGTTAAGATAGATAAGAAGTTAGGAAAGTTTCTGTAGCTATGGGCGTAAGTTTAAAAAAGGTTCGTAGGTTCAATACCTAAGAAATCATAGACAATTTAGATAATAGAATATGGTTTATCTAGCAAAggaattaacaataattttgtatttgtacaTAGTTAGAATAAATCTATTTcaattcttctttttttttaattaaaatcgggcaaatataaatctaaaaacagTGGATTTGGTCAATTCTTTTTATCATTCACTTGTCCCCATTATCATTTGATGTACTGTACCGTGTACAGTATATGTACCtagattttggtcaatatctgTAAACAATTGATTATTTAGACACATCATAGTGagtgttttacaaaaaaaaaatgtgttaagta
The Pieris napi chromosome 17, ilPieNapi1.2, whole genome shotgun sequence DNA segment above includes these coding regions:
- the LOC125058091 gene encoding achaete-scute complex protein T3-like: MLQEIQLVQGQTNYVVVSSGYPSATVTKTAMEKRVVPIAPAPEKNYVTHDTPPNLQYRKKVHFRTNPYTGPQAASIARRNARERNRVKQVNDGFNALRRHLPASVVAALSGGARRGSGKKLSKVDTLRMVVEYIRYLQQLLDESDAALGITRDQENRENIPNAQLMTSMDMDDSFFYGSGSPCSEKPDSPAPSECSSGVSSAYSPVDTNRYEVSTQQNLGPMDEDELLDVISWWQQK